From Carya illinoinensis cultivar Pawnee chromosome 5, C.illinoinensisPawnee_v1, whole genome shotgun sequence, one genomic window encodes:
- the LOC122308827 gene encoding RNA-binding protein 38-like isoform X2, with the protein MSQQRQNKMVVTNNGDTTYTKIFVGGLAWETQRDTLKRYFEQFGEILEAVVIIEKNTGRSRGYGFVTFKDPDSAKRACQNHYPVIDGRRANCNLAVLGARNNYPSTPQRGMEKSGSSFRTMAPVPFHGTSTYFHHHIPQYAFPYSTYGCPDYPQDMFAMNYYNVYGGQHVPSSYCFMPTGPPEVYDYSRITQPPYFLSQQYRALGGLQVPTSVSPTNSTATAKLATGSIAAAGVPGTASDQQNSSA; encoded by the exons ATGTCTCAACAAAGGCAAAATAAGATGGTGGTTACAAACAATGGTGACACTACCTATACCAAGATCTTTGTTGGAGGGTTGGCTTGGGAGACTCAAAGGGATACACTGAAACGTTATTTTGAGCAGTTTGGAGAGATTCTAGAGGCTGTTGTGatcattgaaaaaaatacagGAAGATCAAGAGGCTATGGCTTT GTAACGTTTAAGGATCCCGATTCAGCCAAGAGAGCTTGTCAAAACCATTATCCTGTGATTGATGGAAGAAGAGCCAATTGTAACCTTGCAGTCCTTGGCGCGCGAAACAATTATCCAAGCACTCCTCAACGAG GAATGGAGAAATCCGGATCATCTTTTAGAACTATGGCACCGGTTCCTTTTCATGGCACCTCTACATATTTCCATCACCACATTCCCCAGTATGCGTTTCCATATTCAACATATGG GTGCCCTGATTATCCACAAGATATGTTTGCAAtg AACTATTACAATGTGTATGGTGGCCAACATGTACCATCTTCTTATTGCTTTATGCCAACCGGACCTCCCGAAGTCTATGATTACTCCAGAATTACACAACCCCCTTATTTTTTGTCTCAGCAATACCGTGCACTTGGGGGCCTTCAAGTTCCCACTTCAGTTTCTCCAACAAACAGTACTGCCACTG CAAAACTGGCCACAGGATCAATTGCTGCAGCAGGAGTGCCAGGAACAGCCTCTGATCAACAGAATTCATCAGCATAA
- the LOC122308827 gene encoding RNA-binding protein 38-like isoform X4 — protein sequence MSQQRQNKMVVTNNGDTTYTKIFVGGLAWETQRDTLKRYFEQFGEILEAVVIIEKNTGRSRGYGFVTFKDPDSAKRACQNHYPVIDGRRANCNLAVLGARNNYPSTPQRVAGMEKSGSSFRTMAPVPFHGTSTYFHHHIPQCPDYPQDMFAMNYYNVYGGQHVPSSYCFMPTGPPEVYDYSRITQPPYFLSQQYRALGGLQVPTSVSPTNSTATAKLATGSIAAAGVPGTASDQQNSSA from the exons ATGTCTCAACAAAGGCAAAATAAGATGGTGGTTACAAACAATGGTGACACTACCTATACCAAGATCTTTGTTGGAGGGTTGGCTTGGGAGACTCAAAGGGATACACTGAAACGTTATTTTGAGCAGTTTGGAGAGATTCTAGAGGCTGTTGTGatcattgaaaaaaatacagGAAGATCAAGAGGCTATGGCTTT GTAACGTTTAAGGATCCCGATTCAGCCAAGAGAGCTTGTCAAAACCATTATCCTGTGATTGATGGAAGAAGAGCCAATTGTAACCTTGCAGTCCTTGGCGCGCGAAACAATTATCCAAGCACTCCTCAACGAG TTGCAGGAATGGAGAAATCCGGATCATCTTTTAGAACTATGGCACCGGTTCCTTTTCATGGCACCTCTACATATTTCCATCACCACATTCCCCA GTGCCCTGATTATCCACAAGATATGTTTGCAAtg AACTATTACAATGTGTATGGTGGCCAACATGTACCATCTTCTTATTGCTTTATGCCAACCGGACCTCCCGAAGTCTATGATTACTCCAGAATTACACAACCCCCTTATTTTTTGTCTCAGCAATACCGTGCACTTGGGGGCCTTCAAGTTCCCACTTCAGTTTCTCCAACAAACAGTACTGCCACTG CAAAACTGGCCACAGGATCAATTGCTGCAGCAGGAGTGCCAGGAACAGCCTCTGATCAACAGAATTCATCAGCATAA
- the LOC122308827 gene encoding RNA-binding protein 38-like isoform X1 produces MSQQRQNKMVVTNNGDTTYTKIFVGGLAWETQRDTLKRYFEQFGEILEAVVIIEKNTGRSRGYGFVTFKDPDSAKRACQNHYPVIDGRRANCNLAVLGARNNYPSTPQRVAGMEKSGSSFRTMAPVPFHGTSTYFHHHIPQYAFPYSTYGCPDYPQDMFAMNYYNVYGGQHVPSSYCFMPTGPPEVYDYSRITQPPYFLSQQYRALGGLQVPTSVSPTNSTATAKLATGSIAAAGVPGTASDQQNSSA; encoded by the exons ATGTCTCAACAAAGGCAAAATAAGATGGTGGTTACAAACAATGGTGACACTACCTATACCAAGATCTTTGTTGGAGGGTTGGCTTGGGAGACTCAAAGGGATACACTGAAACGTTATTTTGAGCAGTTTGGAGAGATTCTAGAGGCTGTTGTGatcattgaaaaaaatacagGAAGATCAAGAGGCTATGGCTTT GTAACGTTTAAGGATCCCGATTCAGCCAAGAGAGCTTGTCAAAACCATTATCCTGTGATTGATGGAAGAAGAGCCAATTGTAACCTTGCAGTCCTTGGCGCGCGAAACAATTATCCAAGCACTCCTCAACGAG TTGCAGGAATGGAGAAATCCGGATCATCTTTTAGAACTATGGCACCGGTTCCTTTTCATGGCACCTCTACATATTTCCATCACCACATTCCCCAGTATGCGTTTCCATATTCAACATATGG GTGCCCTGATTATCCACAAGATATGTTTGCAAtg AACTATTACAATGTGTATGGTGGCCAACATGTACCATCTTCTTATTGCTTTATGCCAACCGGACCTCCCGAAGTCTATGATTACTCCAGAATTACACAACCCCCTTATTTTTTGTCTCAGCAATACCGTGCACTTGGGGGCCTTCAAGTTCCCACTTCAGTTTCTCCAACAAACAGTACTGCCACTG CAAAACTGGCCACAGGATCAATTGCTGCAGCAGGAGTGCCAGGAACAGCCTCTGATCAACAGAATTCATCAGCATAA
- the LOC122308827 gene encoding RNA-binding protein 38-like isoform X5 gives MSQQRQNKMVVTNNGDTTYTKIFVGGLAWETQRDTLKRYFEQFGEILEAVVIIEKNTGRSRGYGFVTFKDPDSAKRACQNHYPVIDGRRANCNLAVLGARNNYPSTPQRGMEKSGSSFRTMAPVPFHGTSTYFHHHIPQCPDYPQDMFAMNYYNVYGGQHVPSSYCFMPTGPPEVYDYSRITQPPYFLSQQYRALGGLQVPTSVSPTNSTATAKLATGSIAAAGVPGTASDQQNSSA, from the exons ATGTCTCAACAAAGGCAAAATAAGATGGTGGTTACAAACAATGGTGACACTACCTATACCAAGATCTTTGTTGGAGGGTTGGCTTGGGAGACTCAAAGGGATACACTGAAACGTTATTTTGAGCAGTTTGGAGAGATTCTAGAGGCTGTTGTGatcattgaaaaaaatacagGAAGATCAAGAGGCTATGGCTTT GTAACGTTTAAGGATCCCGATTCAGCCAAGAGAGCTTGTCAAAACCATTATCCTGTGATTGATGGAAGAAGAGCCAATTGTAACCTTGCAGTCCTTGGCGCGCGAAACAATTATCCAAGCACTCCTCAACGAG GAATGGAGAAATCCGGATCATCTTTTAGAACTATGGCACCGGTTCCTTTTCATGGCACCTCTACATATTTCCATCACCACATTCCCCA GTGCCCTGATTATCCACAAGATATGTTTGCAAtg AACTATTACAATGTGTATGGTGGCCAACATGTACCATCTTCTTATTGCTTTATGCCAACCGGACCTCCCGAAGTCTATGATTACTCCAGAATTACACAACCCCCTTATTTTTTGTCTCAGCAATACCGTGCACTTGGGGGCCTTCAAGTTCCCACTTCAGTTTCTCCAACAAACAGTACTGCCACTG CAAAACTGGCCACAGGATCAATTGCTGCAGCAGGAGTGCCAGGAACAGCCTCTGATCAACAGAATTCATCAGCATAA
- the LOC122308827 gene encoding RNA-binding protein 38-like isoform X3: MSQQRQNKMVVTNNGDTTYTKIFVGGLAWETQRDTLKRYFEQFGEILEAVVIIEKNTGRSRGYGFVTFKDPDSAKRACQNHYPVIDGRRANCNLAVLGARNNYPSTPQRVAGMEKSGSSFRTMAPVPFHGTSTYFHHHIPQYAFPYSTYGCPDYPQDMFAMNYYNVYGGQHVPSSYCFMPTGPPEVYDYSRITQPPYFLSQQYRALGGLQVPTSVSPTNTKLATGSIAAAGVPGTASDQQNSSA, from the exons ATGTCTCAACAAAGGCAAAATAAGATGGTGGTTACAAACAATGGTGACACTACCTATACCAAGATCTTTGTTGGAGGGTTGGCTTGGGAGACTCAAAGGGATACACTGAAACGTTATTTTGAGCAGTTTGGAGAGATTCTAGAGGCTGTTGTGatcattgaaaaaaatacagGAAGATCAAGAGGCTATGGCTTT GTAACGTTTAAGGATCCCGATTCAGCCAAGAGAGCTTGTCAAAACCATTATCCTGTGATTGATGGAAGAAGAGCCAATTGTAACCTTGCAGTCCTTGGCGCGCGAAACAATTATCCAAGCACTCCTCAACGAG TTGCAGGAATGGAGAAATCCGGATCATCTTTTAGAACTATGGCACCGGTTCCTTTTCATGGCACCTCTACATATTTCCATCACCACATTCCCCAGTATGCGTTTCCATATTCAACATATGG GTGCCCTGATTATCCACAAGATATGTTTGCAAtg AACTATTACAATGTGTATGGTGGCCAACATGTACCATCTTCTTATTGCTTTATGCCAACCGGACCTCCCGAAGTCTATGATTACTCCAGAATTACACAACCCCCTTATTTTTTGTCTCAGCAATACCGTGCACTTGGGGGCCTTCAAGTTCCCACTTCAGTTTCTCCAACAAACA CAAAACTGGCCACAGGATCAATTGCTGCAGCAGGAGTGCCAGGAACAGCCTCTGATCAACAGAATTCATCAGCATAA